One window from the genome of Elaeis guineensis isolate ETL-2024a chromosome 5, EG11, whole genome shotgun sequence encodes:
- the LOC140858151 gene encoding sm-like protein LSM4 isoform X7 yields the protein MCQIAVILKTTSFFLMMIVLELLMECMLVFTCPLLPLSLLKTAQGHPMLVELKNGEAYNGHLVNCDTWMNIHLREVICTSKDGDRFWRMPECYIRGNTIKYLRVPDEVIDKVQEETTKSRSDRKPPGVGRGRGRGREDGGSGRPAKGIGRGQEDGGKGGRGKGASGSRGGGGRGGGRGRG from the exons ATGTGTCAGATAGCAGTGATTCTCAAGACAACGagcttctttttgatgat GATTGTGTTGGAGCTATTGATGGAATGCATGTTAGTATTTACGTGCCCTCTA CTTCCGTTATCGCTCCTGAAGACGGCCCAAGGGCATCCCATG CTGGTGGAGCTGAAGAATGGGGAGGCGTACAATGGGCATTTGGTGAACTGTGATACCTGGATGAACATTCACCTTCGTGAGGTCATTTGCACTTCAAAG GATGGAGATAGGTTTTGGAGAATGCCTGAATGCTACATTCGAGGGAACACCATTAAGTATCTTCGAGTTCCTGATGAG GTAATTGACAAGGTCCAAGAAGAAACTACCAAGAGCCGTTCAG ACAGGAAGCCACCTGGTGTTGGCCGTGGAAGGGGAAGAGGTagagaggatggtggcagtggtagGCCTGCTAAAGGCATTGGACGTGGTCAGGAAGATGGTGGCAAAGGTGGTCGTGGCAAGGGTGCAAGTGGCAGTAGAGGTGGTGGCGGCAGAG GTGGAGGGCGCGGCCGTGGCTGA
- the LOC140858151 gene encoding uncharacterized protein isoform X2, with amino-acid sequence MQLIWHQTKVHPEAKRFRTSICPKYEEFITIFGDTTATSKEAIASTQDVSDSSDSQDNELLFDDDCVGAIDGMHVSIYVPSSKQIPHRGRKIILPLSLLKTAQGHPMLVELKNGEAYNGHLVNCDTWMNIHLREVICTSKDGDRFWRMPECYIRGNTIKYLRVPDEVIDKVQEETTKSRSDRKPPGVGRGRGRGREDGGSGRPAKGIGRGQEDGGKGGRGKGASGSRGGGGRGGGRGRG; translated from the exons ATGCAACTTATTTGGCATCAAACAAAA GTTCATCCAGAAGCAAAGAGATTTCGAACTTCCATTTGTCCCAAATATGAAGAGTTCATAACAATATTTGGTGATACTACTGCTACCAGTAAAGAGGCGATAGCAAGCACCCAAGATGTGTCAGATAGCAGTGATTCTCAAGACAACGagcttctttttgatgat GATTGTGTTGGAGCTATTGATGGAATGCATGTTAGTATTTACGTGCCCTCTAGTAAGCAAATTCCTCATCGAGGGAGGAAGATCATA CTTCCGTTATCGCTCCTGAAGACGGCCCAAGGGCATCCCATG CTGGTGGAGCTGAAGAATGGGGAGGCGTACAATGGGCATTTGGTGAACTGTGATACCTGGATGAACATTCACCTTCGTGAGGTCATTTGCACTTCAAAG GATGGAGATAGGTTTTGGAGAATGCCTGAATGCTACATTCGAGGGAACACCATTAAGTATCTTCGAGTTCCTGATGAG GTAATTGACAAGGTCCAAGAAGAAACTACCAAGAGCCGTTCAG ACAGGAAGCCACCTGGTGTTGGCCGTGGAAGGGGAAGAGGTagagaggatggtggcagtggtagGCCTGCTAAAGGCATTGGACGTGGTCAGGAAGATGGTGGCAAAGGTGGTCGTGGCAAGGGTGCAAGTGGCAGTAGAGGTGGTGGCGGCAGAG GTGGAGGGCGCGGCCGTGGCTGA
- the LOC140858151 gene encoding probable U6 snRNA-associated Sm-like protein LSm4 isoform X4 has translation MIFEKVTLLQVHPEAKRFRTSICPKYEEFITIFGDTTATSKEAIASTQDVSDSSDSQDNELLFDDLPLSLLKTAQGHPMLVELKNGEAYNGHLVNCDTWMNIHLREVICTSKDGDRFWRMPECYIRGNTIKYLRVPDEVIDKVQEETTKSRSDRKPPGVGRGRGRGREDGGSGRPAKGIGRGQEDGGKGGRGKGASGSRGGGGRGGGRGRG, from the exons ATGATATTTGAGAAAGTTACATTGCTGCAA GTTCATCCAGAAGCAAAGAGATTTCGAACTTCCATTTGTCCCAAATATGAAGAGTTCATAACAATATTTGGTGATACTACTGCTACCAGTAAAGAGGCGATAGCAAGCACCCAAGATGTGTCAGATAGCAGTGATTCTCAAGACAACGagcttctttttgatgat CTTCCGTTATCGCTCCTGAAGACGGCCCAAGGGCATCCCATG CTGGTGGAGCTGAAGAATGGGGAGGCGTACAATGGGCATTTGGTGAACTGTGATACCTGGATGAACATTCACCTTCGTGAGGTCATTTGCACTTCAAAG GATGGAGATAGGTTTTGGAGAATGCCTGAATGCTACATTCGAGGGAACACCATTAAGTATCTTCGAGTTCCTGATGAG GTAATTGACAAGGTCCAAGAAGAAACTACCAAGAGCCGTTCAG ACAGGAAGCCACCTGGTGTTGGCCGTGGAAGGGGAAGAGGTagagaggatggtggcagtggtagGCCTGCTAAAGGCATTGGACGTGGTCAGGAAGATGGTGGCAAAGGTGGTCGTGGCAAGGGTGCAAGTGGCAGTAGAGGTGGTGGCGGCAGAG GTGGAGGGCGCGGCCGTGGCTGA
- the LOC140858151 gene encoding uncharacterized protein isoform X1: MIFEKVTLLQVHPEAKRFRTSICPKYEEFITIFGDTTATSKEAIASTQDVSDSSDSQDNELLFDDDCVGAIDGMHVSIYVPSSKQIPHRGRKIILPLSLLKTAQGHPMLVELKNGEAYNGHLVNCDTWMNIHLREVICTSKDGDRFWRMPECYIRGNTIKYLRVPDEVIDKVQEETTKSRSDRKPPGVGRGRGRGREDGGSGRPAKGIGRGQEDGGKGGRGKGASGSRGGGGRGGGRGRG, from the exons ATGATATTTGAGAAAGTTACATTGCTGCAA GTTCATCCAGAAGCAAAGAGATTTCGAACTTCCATTTGTCCCAAATATGAAGAGTTCATAACAATATTTGGTGATACTACTGCTACCAGTAAAGAGGCGATAGCAAGCACCCAAGATGTGTCAGATAGCAGTGATTCTCAAGACAACGagcttctttttgatgat GATTGTGTTGGAGCTATTGATGGAATGCATGTTAGTATTTACGTGCCCTCTAGTAAGCAAATTCCTCATCGAGGGAGGAAGATCATA CTTCCGTTATCGCTCCTGAAGACGGCCCAAGGGCATCCCATG CTGGTGGAGCTGAAGAATGGGGAGGCGTACAATGGGCATTTGGTGAACTGTGATACCTGGATGAACATTCACCTTCGTGAGGTCATTTGCACTTCAAAG GATGGAGATAGGTTTTGGAGAATGCCTGAATGCTACATTCGAGGGAACACCATTAAGTATCTTCGAGTTCCTGATGAG GTAATTGACAAGGTCCAAGAAGAAACTACCAAGAGCCGTTCAG ACAGGAAGCCACCTGGTGTTGGCCGTGGAAGGGGAAGAGGTagagaggatggtggcagtggtagGCCTGCTAAAGGCATTGGACGTGGTCAGGAAGATGGTGGCAAAGGTGGTCGTGGCAAGGGTGCAAGTGGCAGTAGAGGTGGTGGCGGCAGAG GTGGAGGGCGCGGCCGTGGCTGA
- the LOC140858151 gene encoding probable U6 snRNA-associated Sm-like protein LSm4 isoform X3 translates to MIFEKVTLLQVHPEAKRFRTSICPKYEEFITIFGDTTATSKEAIASTQDVSDSSDSQDNELLFDDDCVGAIDGMHLPLSLLKTAQGHPMLVELKNGEAYNGHLVNCDTWMNIHLREVICTSKDGDRFWRMPECYIRGNTIKYLRVPDEVIDKVQEETTKSRSDRKPPGVGRGRGRGREDGGSGRPAKGIGRGQEDGGKGGRGKGASGSRGGGGRGGGRGRG, encoded by the exons ATGATATTTGAGAAAGTTACATTGCTGCAA GTTCATCCAGAAGCAAAGAGATTTCGAACTTCCATTTGTCCCAAATATGAAGAGTTCATAACAATATTTGGTGATACTACTGCTACCAGTAAAGAGGCGATAGCAAGCACCCAAGATGTGTCAGATAGCAGTGATTCTCAAGACAACGagcttctttttgatgat GATTGTGTTGGAGCTATTGATGGAATGCAT CTTCCGTTATCGCTCCTGAAGACGGCCCAAGGGCATCCCATG CTGGTGGAGCTGAAGAATGGGGAGGCGTACAATGGGCATTTGGTGAACTGTGATACCTGGATGAACATTCACCTTCGTGAGGTCATTTGCACTTCAAAG GATGGAGATAGGTTTTGGAGAATGCCTGAATGCTACATTCGAGGGAACACCATTAAGTATCTTCGAGTTCCTGATGAG GTAATTGACAAGGTCCAAGAAGAAACTACCAAGAGCCGTTCAG ACAGGAAGCCACCTGGTGTTGGCCGTGGAAGGGGAAGAGGTagagaggatggtggcagtggtagGCCTGCTAAAGGCATTGGACGTGGTCAGGAAGATGGTGGCAAAGGTGGTCGTGGCAAGGGTGCAAGTGGCAGTAGAGGTGGTGGCGGCAGAG GTGGAGGGCGCGGCCGTGGCTGA